One Fontisphaera persica DNA window includes the following coding sequences:
- a CDS encoding NAD(P)/FAD-dependent oxidoreductase, whose translation MDYEAIVLGGGPAGSTAAALLARAGQRVLVLEKERFPRFHIGESLLPYNQAIFAELGVVPALEAAGFPRKYGAQFHLGNDTRHRRFEFRQGRFTRYTETWQVERAVFDELLLNNARRWGSEVREGWAALRCGLDERGRWVEAAEITGGKPVRLHAAFVVDATGRANFTGNQEGLRVVHPQLKKVAIFAHFHGVRRDRGEAAGDTVIIRLARGWFWLIPIGAEKTSVGLVMDQEDLARAGEPPERVFERHLSQARPLQRRMERAERVGPWRTTSDFSYYNRRLVGPRLLRTGDAAGFMDPIFSAGVFLAMRSGKLAAAAVQEALKQGTDGRFLLAHYEREIWRSMRFYWRMVEGFYTTPFLEIFMEPRENFSLVSAVNAVLAGEVEGGWKLRWRLELFFALVRLQRRWALTPRINFDASTAPDPFAFLSRGFPQKAMK comes from the coding sequence ATGGACTACGAGGCCATTGTTTTAGGCGGGGGTCCGGCAGGCAGCACGGCAGCAGCGCTTCTGGCGCGTGCCGGGCAGCGGGTGTTGGTGCTGGAGAAGGAGCGTTTTCCGCGCTTTCACATTGGGGAGTCGCTGCTGCCCTACAATCAAGCCATTTTCGCAGAGCTGGGAGTGGTGCCGGCGTTGGAGGCGGCGGGATTTCCGCGGAAATACGGGGCGCAATTTCATTTGGGCAATGACACCCGGCATCGGCGGTTCGAGTTTCGGCAGGGGCGGTTCACTCGTTACACCGAGACGTGGCAGGTGGAGCGCGCGGTGTTTGATGAACTGTTGTTGAACAATGCGCGGCGTTGGGGATCGGAGGTGCGCGAGGGATGGGCCGCCCTGCGTTGTGGCCTTGATGAGCGGGGCAGGTGGGTCGAGGCGGCGGAAATAACGGGGGGCAAACCGGTGCGGTTGCACGCCGCTTTTGTGGTGGATGCCACGGGCCGGGCCAATTTCACCGGCAATCAGGAAGGGTTGCGGGTGGTGCATCCGCAACTGAAAAAGGTGGCCATATTTGCTCATTTTCATGGGGTGCGCCGTGACCGCGGGGAAGCCGCCGGGGACACGGTCATCATCCGGCTGGCGCGGGGGTGGTTTTGGTTGATTCCCATCGGCGCGGAGAAAACGAGCGTGGGATTGGTGATGGACCAGGAGGATTTGGCGCGCGCGGGCGAGCCGCCGGAGCGGGTGTTTGAACGCCATTTATCTCAGGCGCGGCCCTTGCAGCGGCGCATGGAGCGGGCCGAGCGGGTGGGGCCGTGGCGGACGACGAGTGATTTTTCTTATTACAACCGCCGGCTGGTGGGGCCGCGTTTGTTGCGCACAGGCGATGCGGCTGGTTTCATGGACCCGATTTTTTCCGCGGGGGTGTTTCTGGCGATGCGCTCGGGCAAACTGGCGGCGGCGGCCGTGCAAGAGGCGTTGAAACAAGGCACGGACGGCCGCTTTTTGCTGGCGCACTATGAGCGCGAAATCTGGCGCAGCATGCGTTTTTACTGGCGCATGGTGGAGGGATTTTACACCACGCCTTTTTTGGAGATTTTCATGGAGCCACGGGAGAATTTCTCGCTGGTTTCGGCGGTCAATGCCGTGTTGGCGGGGGAGGTGGAGGGCGGTTGGAAGTTGCGGTGGCGGCTGGAATTGTTTTTTGCGCTGGTGCGTTTGCAGCGGCGGTGGGCGTTGACGCCACGCATTAATTTTGATGCGTCAACCGCCCCGGACCCATTTGCCTTTTTGAGCCGTGGTTTTCCCCAGAAGGCGATGAAGTAA
- a CDS encoding choice-of-anchor C family protein — MYRIKVAEKSKNSKGQRPMKGFISTTVLLASFLTVMVNRGQAAIINGSFEQGPTISGDAQFVGAGSTVITGWTVTGHSVEVLGPPWLASDGQRAIDLSGYYAGGIQQSFSTVAGVTYWVTFDLSGNPAGGAQFKTVRVTIDSFQQDYSVDTANQTISTLIWHPIGFSFVASGTSATLSFTSLEGDCYGPLLDDVAVWPVPEPSSSLFAVATLVVFTAMHCCRRLVTWWPTRTGRNYSSPPFAAKAG, encoded by the coding sequence ATGTATCGCATTAAAGTTGCCGAGAAAAGTAAAAACTCCAAAGGTCAGCGCCCTATGAAAGGATTCATTTCGACGACTGTATTGCTTGCCTCATTTCTCACCGTCATGGTCAATCGCGGGCAAGCCGCGATCATTAACGGCAGTTTTGAACAGGGGCCTACGATTAGTGGGGATGCCCAATTTGTTGGGGCAGGGTCCACGGTGATCACAGGTTGGACAGTCACCGGCCATTCAGTCGAGGTGCTGGGGCCCCCGTGGCTGGCTTCTGATGGGCAACGCGCAATTGATCTTAGCGGCTATTATGCGGGCGGGATTCAGCAATCCTTTTCAACGGTTGCTGGGGTAACTTACTGGGTAACCTTCGACCTGAGCGGGAACCCTGCAGGAGGGGCGCAGTTCAAAACCGTGCGCGTCACGATTGATTCATTTCAGCAGGATTATTCCGTTGACACCGCCAATCAAACAATCTCCACCCTGATATGGCATCCCATTGGTTTCTCGTTTGTTGCGTCGGGTACAAGCGCCACGCTGTCGTTCACCAGCCTTGAGGGGGATTGTTACGGGCCGCTTCTTGACGATGTGGCGGTATGGCCGGTCCCCGAGCCGTCCAGCTCGCTTTTTGCGGTGGCAACGCTGGTTGTGTTTACTGCCATGCACTGCTGTCGGCGGCTAGTCACATGGTGGCCGACAAGGACGGGGCGCAATTATTCAAGTCCTCCTTTTGCTGCAAAGGCAGGTTGA
- a CDS encoding DUF4149 domain-containing protein, with protein sequence MLGILRFVGLVNAAAWLGAVLFFTVAVAPAFFQDAMLNLFGGVNAPFSRARSGLAAIYMMDRYFVWLQVCGVIAVLQALAESAYQGLPWRQARNLLAMGLLALCLAGAWGVHPILKKLHAARYDPRAKPEQVELAARSFRMWHGISQGANLLLAGGLILFFWKTANPRPRSLHTPPNPFQYRD encoded by the coding sequence GTGCTGGGTATTTTAAGATTCGTGGGCCTCGTCAACGCGGCCGCCTGGTTGGGCGCGGTGCTCTTTTTTACCGTCGCCGTCGCCCCCGCCTTTTTTCAAGATGCCATGCTCAACCTCTTTGGCGGCGTCAACGCCCCCTTCAGCCGTGCCCGCTCCGGCCTGGCCGCCATTTACATGATGGACCGCTATTTCGTCTGGCTGCAAGTCTGCGGCGTCATCGCCGTGCTCCAGGCGCTGGCGGAATCCGCCTACCAGGGCCTCCCCTGGCGCCAGGCCCGCAACCTCCTGGCCATGGGCCTGCTGGCGCTTTGCCTGGCGGGCGCCTGGGGCGTGCATCCCATCCTCAAAAAATTGCATGCCGCCCGCTACGACCCCCGTGCCAAACCCGAACAAGTGGAGCTGGCCGCCCGCAGCTTCCGCATGTGGCATGGCATCAGCCAGGGCGCCAATCTCCTCCTGGCAGGCGGATTAATCCTCTTCTTCTGGAAAACCGCCAACCCCCGGCCCCGCTCCCTCCACACGCCGCCCAACCCCTTTCAATATCGCGACTGA
- the dapF gene encoding diaminopimelate epimerase, translated as MSPRMRLNFWKMNGAGNDFVLADNRQQNLCLTPEQVARLCHRQRGIGADGLILWVPCRSGRADWAWQFWNSDGSVAEMCGNGARCFARFVQRHTGAQGAITFETLAGVITARFRGEQVTIGLTAPQGLQLHQALETSVGKVVCHSVNTGVPHAVIFVPDADRARVSELGPQIRHHAAYAPKGTNVNFVQTLGPGSIRVRTYERGVEGETLACGTGVTASALIAARLHHFSSPIQVRVQGGDVLEVGFREENGQFTDVTLTGPADFVFEGTIEL; from the coding sequence ATGTCACCCCGCATGCGGTTGAACTTTTGGAAGATGAATGGGGCGGGCAATGATTTTGTGCTGGCGGACAACCGGCAGCAAAATCTTTGTCTGACTCCGGAACAGGTCGCCCGTTTATGTCATCGGCAGCGGGGCATTGGGGCGGATGGGTTGATTTTGTGGGTGCCATGCCGCTCGGGCCGGGCGGACTGGGCATGGCAGTTTTGGAACAGCGACGGCAGTGTGGCGGAGATGTGCGGCAACGGGGCGCGGTGTTTCGCGCGGTTTGTGCAGCGGCATACCGGCGCGCAGGGGGCCATCACGTTCGAGACGCTGGCGGGCGTCATTACGGCGCGGTTTCGGGGGGAGCAGGTGACGATTGGGCTGACGGCGCCGCAGGGGTTGCAATTGCATCAGGCGCTGGAGACCTCGGTGGGGAAGGTGGTGTGTCATTCGGTGAACACCGGCGTGCCGCACGCGGTCATTTTTGTGCCAGATGCAGACCGGGCGCGGGTGAGCGAGCTGGGGCCGCAGATTCGGCATCATGCGGCCTATGCCCCGAAGGGCACCAATGTGAATTTTGTGCAGACCTTGGGGCCGGGCAGCATCCGCGTGCGCACGTATGAGCGCGGGGTGGAGGGCGAGACGCTGGCTTGTGGGACGGGCGTGACGGCATCAGCCCTGATTGCGGCGCGGCTGCATCATTTTTCCTCGCCCATCCAGGTGCGGGTGCAGGGGGGGGATGTTTTGGAGGTGGGGTTCCGGGAGGAGAATGGGCAGTTCACGGATGTGACGTTGACCGGCCCGGCGGACTTTGTGTTTGAGGGCACGATTGAGCTTTAA
- the dapA gene encoding 4-hydroxy-tetrahydrodipicolinate synthase — protein sequence MSLLKKSYYGTYTALVTPFKEGRVDEAAFANLIRLQIKAGVEGIVPVGTTGESPTLDYEEHLKVIELAVKYAKGKVHVVAGTGANSTKEAVYLTREAEKLGANASLQVAPYYNKPTQEGLYQHFRQVAEATRLPIILYSIPGRCGVEIGVETVARLAKDCANIIGLKEAGGNADRVSQLRMVVPEKFVILSGDDSLTLPFMAVGAVGVVSVASNLIPKQVAQMVRAHLEGDLLKAQLLHQKYYPLFKDLFIETNPVPVKAALAMMGLIEEEVRLPLVGMNAKNREVLRQTLVRCGLLAQ from the coding sequence ATGTCGTTGCTCAAAAAATCGTATTACGGCACCTACACCGCGCTGGTGACACCCTTCAAAGAAGGCAGGGTGGACGAGGCTGCCTTTGCCAATTTAATTCGCCTGCAAATCAAGGCGGGGGTGGAGGGCATTGTGCCGGTGGGCACCACCGGCGAATCGCCCACGCTCGATTATGAGGAGCACCTGAAGGTCATCGAGCTGGCGGTGAAATACGCCAAAGGCAAGGTGCACGTGGTGGCGGGCACCGGCGCCAATTCCACCAAGGAAGCCGTTTATCTGACGCGCGAGGCTGAGAAATTGGGCGCCAACGCCTCGCTGCAGGTGGCGCCGTATTACAACAAGCCCACGCAGGAGGGGTTGTACCAGCATTTTCGCCAGGTGGCGGAGGCCACGCGCCTGCCCATCATTTTGTACAGCATCCCGGGGCGCTGTGGGGTGGAGATTGGGGTGGAGACGGTGGCGCGGCTGGCCAAGGATTGCGCGAACATCATCGGCCTCAAGGAGGCGGGAGGCAATGCGGACCGGGTGAGCCAGTTGCGCATGGTGGTGCCGGAGAAGTTTGTCATTTTGAGCGGTGACGATTCGCTGACGCTGCCGTTCATGGCGGTGGGGGCGGTGGGGGTGGTGAGTGTGGCGTCCAATCTGATTCCCAAGCAGGTGGCGCAGATGGTGCGGGCGCATTTGGAGGGTGACCTGCTGAAAGCGCAACTGTTGCATCAGAAGTATTATCCGCTGTTCAAGGATTTGTTCATCGAGACCAATCCCGTGCCGGTGAAGGCGGCGTTGGCCATGATGGGATTGATCGAGGAGGAAGTGCGGCTGCCGCTGGTGGGCATGAACGCGAAAAACCGCGAAGTGCTGCGGCAGACGCTAGTCCGATGCGGGCTGCTCGCGCAATAA
- the dapB gene encoding 4-hydroxy-tetrahydrodipicolinate reductase yields MLKIIINGARGRMGQAIQTCAGRMPEVQVIAAIDLGNDLAAVIEQGDVVIEFSTHHVTPGVATLCAQHRKPLVIGTTGHTAEERRAILQQAQSIPMVWTANFSTGVNTLFWLTRKAAEILGPGYDLEIVEMHHRHKKDAPSGTAKALGEILAQVRRLQYEEAVRHGRAGLVGERTPAEIGMHAVRGGDVVGDHTVIFATAGERLELTHKASSRETFAQGALRAAQWVVGRPPGVYDMQDVLGLK; encoded by the coding sequence ATGCTTAAAATCATCATCAACGGCGCCCGCGGGCGCATGGGACAGGCGATTCAAACGTGCGCCGGCCGGATGCCGGAGGTGCAGGTCATCGCGGCCATTGATTTGGGCAATGACCTGGCGGCCGTGATTGAACAGGGGGACGTCGTCATTGAGTTCAGCACGCATCACGTGACGCCCGGGGTGGCGACACTGTGCGCGCAACACCGCAAACCGCTGGTTATCGGCACCACGGGCCACACCGCCGAGGAGCGGCGGGCCATTCTCCAGCAGGCGCAAAGCATTCCGATGGTTTGGACGGCCAATTTCTCCACCGGAGTCAACACGCTGTTCTGGCTGACGCGCAAGGCGGCCGAGATTCTGGGGCCGGGCTATGACCTGGAAATCGTGGAGATGCACCACCGGCACAAGAAGGACGCGCCCAGTGGCACAGCCAAGGCGCTGGGCGAGATTTTAGCGCAGGTGCGGCGGCTGCAATACGAAGAAGCGGTGCGGCACGGCCGGGCAGGGCTGGTGGGCGAGCGCACGCCGGCGGAGATTGGCATGCACGCGGTGCGGGGCGGGGATGTGGTGGGGGATCATACTGTGATCTTTGCCACGGCCGGCGAGCGGTTGGAGCTGACGCACAAGGCCAGCAGCCGTGAGACTTTCGCACAGGGCGCCCTGCGGGCGGCGCAATGGGTGGTGGGGCGTCCGCCGGGGGTGTATGACATGCAGGATGTGTTGGGGCTGAAATAG
- the folK gene encoding 2-amino-4-hydroxy-6-hydroxymethyldihydropteridine diphosphokinase, with protein sequence MSAASQPPESKAEARRLVVVALGSNLGDSERILRAAARELERLAARGFKVSSFHRTEPVDCPPGSPPFLNAVAVFEPRPEETPETLLEKLQALERHFGRQPKKVHNEPRPLDLDLIAFGEEKRHTPQLTLPHPRARQRAFVLEPLREVAPDFVWPE encoded by the coding sequence ATGTCTGCCGCCTCTCAACCCCCTGAATCAAAAGCTGAGGCGCGCCGATTGGTGGTGGTGGCGCTGGGGTCCAATTTGGGCGACTCCGAGCGGATTTTGCGGGCGGCGGCCCGGGAGCTGGAGAGACTGGCCGCTCGTGGCTTCAAAGTTTCTTCTTTTCATCGCACCGAGCCGGTGGATTGCCCTCCCGGTTCGCCGCCGTTTCTCAATGCGGTGGCCGTGTTTGAACCGCGGCCGGAGGAAACGCCGGAAACCTTGCTCGAGAAATTGCAGGCGTTGGAGCGGCACTTTGGCCGGCAGCCCAAAAAAGTTCACAATGAACCTCGCCCGCTGGATTTGGATTTGATTGCCTTCGGCGAGGAGAAACGCCACACGCCGCAACTGACACTGCCGCATCCACGCGCCCGCCAGCGGGCGTTTGTGCTGGAGCCGCTCCGTGAAGTGGCGCCGGATTTTGTGTGGCCGGAGTAA
- a CDS encoding cytochrome c3 family protein, translating into MRRQLGSAAGARFAQTLLAAAAGVAVVSFLVSCASVDRVVVRPPDIPGASFVGNAACADCHSNLVQQFPLSPHARVHFEGASLAGQTSCEACHGPGSLHMASGGGRQNIINPGKDPVACLACHKDIEMEFRLSSHHPVLEGKMNCVQCHDPHGRDIMKTAGGLAMARVNQQCAACHQEQSKPHVFEHEALREGCTVCHRPHGTVGAKLLLERDANLCLKCHAQTPGPGAAGDIYIGKVAHGAYLRQGTCWSAGCHSAVHGSNLNPRLRY; encoded by the coding sequence ATGAGGCGCCAACTTGGCAGTGCTGCAGGGGCGCGATTTGCGCAAACTTTGCTGGCCGCGGCGGCTGGTGTGGCGGTGGTGTCCTTCCTGGTTTCCTGCGCCTCCGTGGACCGCGTGGTGGTGCGTCCGCCGGACATACCCGGCGCCAGTTTTGTGGGCAACGCCGCGTGTGCGGATTGTCATTCCAACCTGGTGCAGCAGTTTCCCTTGAGTCCTCATGCACGAGTGCATTTTGAGGGGGCGTCGCTGGCGGGCCAGACCAGTTGCGAGGCCTGCCACGGGCCGGGCAGCCTGCACATGGCCAGCGGGGGCGGGCGCCAAAATATCATCAACCCCGGCAAGGACCCGGTGGCCTGCCTGGCGTGCCATAAGGACATTGAGATGGAGTTTCGGCTGTCTTCGCATCATCCGGTGCTGGAGGGCAAGATGAATTGCGTGCAGTGCCATGACCCCCACGGGCGCGACATCATGAAAACCGCCGGCGGCCTGGCCATGGCGCGGGTGAATCAGCAATGCGCCGCATGTCATCAAGAGCAAAGCAAACCGCATGTATTTGAGCATGAAGCGCTGCGCGAGGGCTGCACGGTCTGCCATCGCCCGCATGGCACGGTGGGCGCGAAGCTGCTGCTGGAGCGCGATGCCAATCTCTGCCTGAAATGCCACGCGCAAACGCCCGGGCCGGGGGCGGCGGGGGATATTTACATCGGCAAGGTGGCGCATGGCGCTTATTTGCGCCAGGGGACGTGCTGGTCTGCCGGCTGCCACAGCGCCGTGCATGGCTCGAACCTGAACCCGCGTTTGAGGTACTGA
- a CDS encoding c-type cytochrome domain-containing protein, with protein sequence MCRPFLTVWLLAGVAAGMAAPAETGKLPAPAAFQVDYLRDIKPIFDRSCLRCHGTERPKSDFSLVTREAMLRGGAEGKAVIPGNSAASPLVHYIAGLVPDMEMPPPGKAPPVSAQELALIRAWIDQGVAWDETADALAYAPRLTLTTQLGGYWVGGRQNLFREHAGQREGAWGGVQELAYSQRFTNGALLEVEARALLGTPDYAARLSLSRPKIGFVRAGMEQYRRYYEDSGGYYGGMASEAWSLGRELKLDVGRAWLEVGLTRPALPQITLGYEHRYRQGDKSLTQWGDVTDAAGEVRRIYPAWKRLDEETHLVRLDVAHQWHGWRFSDQLRLEFSRLHQEREQETYVVGKDGPDKVARIVEQLRSFQAVNTLQVEKQLRPWLFGAAGYLYQTYDARAGHEQGVTYLPPSLAPPAPGPWPDDKFWSFNHLILRQESHVANLNVQLKPWRHLTLAAGLQPEWQSQEGLGHVILDEGVPVFAQTAWINATHDRVSLTEDAGLRFTAIPYTVLFADARFRQESLEQYEFMGPGNFYEFGRRMDASADQRDYRAGVSISPWSRFSWTGHFRRRERYNHYHHPEDIAFMSAGGFPNDGYSAFITSRRDLTDEWETKLAWRAHKALKVSLGYRYRMTDWFSATDPLPWDVSPGGGLQTAVTRGHTFTATLTLTPHPRFYVSSTLAWTESKTAAFAAESPSVAPWRGTTWTLMNSATYLVSRTTDVHAGYSVTHSDFRQPQGAEGLPLGSAFTSHVAQAGLMRRFGGRMTAGLNYVFYHFDEAWDGAGRSYVAHGVLATLRMDFTPRRTAPAP encoded by the coding sequence ATGTGCCGTCCTTTCCTAACCGTTTGGTTGTTGGCCGGCGTGGCCGCGGGGATGGCTGCGCCCGCGGAAACGGGCAAGTTGCCCGCGCCGGCAGCGTTTCAGGTGGATTACCTGCGGGACATCAAGCCGATTTTTGACCGTTCCTGTTTGCGGTGTCATGGGACGGAGCGGCCCAAAAGCGATTTCAGCCTGGTCACGCGCGAAGCGATGCTGCGGGGAGGGGCCGAGGGGAAAGCGGTGATACCGGGCAATAGCGCGGCGAGTCCGCTGGTGCATTACATTGCGGGGCTGGTGCCGGACATGGAGATGCCGCCGCCGGGTAAGGCGCCGCCGGTCAGCGCGCAGGAGCTGGCATTAATTCGCGCCTGGATTGACCAGGGGGTGGCGTGGGATGAAACGGCGGATGCGCTGGCTTATGCGCCGCGGCTGACGCTCACCACCCAATTGGGCGGATACTGGGTGGGGGGCCGGCAAAATCTTTTCCGTGAGCATGCCGGCCAGCGGGAGGGGGCATGGGGCGGGGTGCAGGAGTTGGCGTATTCACAGCGCTTCACGAATGGGGCCTTGCTTGAGGTGGAGGCGCGCGCGCTGCTTGGCACGCCGGATTATGCCGCACGTTTGTCGCTCAGCCGGCCCAAGATAGGTTTTGTGCGCGCGGGCATGGAGCAATACCGGCGTTATTACGAGGACAGCGGGGGGTATTATGGCGGGATGGCCAGCGAGGCCTGGAGTCTGGGACGCGAACTGAAACTGGACGTAGGGCGCGCGTGGTTGGAAGTGGGACTGACGCGGCCCGCGCTGCCGCAAATCACGCTGGGCTATGAACACCGCTACCGTCAGGGGGACAAATCCTTGACGCAATGGGGGGATGTGACGGACGCCGCCGGAGAGGTGCGGCGGATTTATCCGGCCTGGAAGCGGCTGGATGAGGAAACGCATTTAGTGCGTTTGGACGTGGCCCACCAGTGGCACGGATGGCGGTTTAGCGACCAATTGCGTCTGGAATTTTCGCGGCTGCATCAGGAGCGCGAGCAGGAGACGTATGTGGTGGGAAAGGACGGGCCGGACAAGGTGGCGCGCATCGTGGAGCAACTGCGCTCCTTTCAGGCCGTCAACACGCTCCAGGTGGAGAAACAATTGCGTCCGTGGTTGTTTGGGGCCGCGGGTTATCTGTATCAGACCTACGATGCGCGCGCAGGCCATGAGCAAGGGGTGACGTATCTGCCACCCAGCCTGGCACCGCCCGCGCCGGGGCCCTGGCCGGATGACAAATTTTGGTCCTTCAACCACCTAATCCTGCGGCAGGAGTCGCACGTGGCCAACCTGAACGTGCAGCTTAAACCGTGGCGGCATCTCACGCTGGCGGCGGGCTTGCAACCCGAATGGCAAAGCCAGGAGGGGCTGGGCCATGTAATCCTGGACGAGGGGGTGCCGGTGTTTGCACAAACCGCGTGGATTAATGCCACCCATGACCGGGTGTCCCTGACGGAAGACGCCGGCCTGCGCTTCACGGCCATACCCTACACGGTGTTGTTTGCCGATGCGCGTTTCCGGCAGGAGAGTCTGGAGCAATATGAGTTCATGGGGCCGGGCAATTTTTACGAGTTTGGCCGGCGCATGGATGCCTCGGCGGATCAGCGGGATTATCGCGCTGGGGTGAGCATTTCGCCGTGGAGCCGGTTCTCGTGGACGGGCCATTTCCGCCGGCGCGAGCGGTACAACCATTATCATCACCCGGAGGACATTGCTTTCATGAGCGCGGGCGGATTTCCCAATGACGGTTACTCGGCCTTCATCACCAGCCGACGGGATTTGACGGATGAATGGGAAACGAAACTGGCGTGGCGCGCTCACAAGGCGCTGAAGGTTTCCCTGGGCTACCGCTACCGCATGACGGACTGGTTTAGCGCCACCGACCCGTTGCCGTGGGATGTGTCACCGGGCGGGGGCTTACAAACCGCCGTCACGCGGGGGCATACTTTTACCGCCACGCTAACCTTGACGCCGCATCCGCGTTTTTATGTGTCTTCCACACTGGCTTGGACGGAGAGCAAAACGGCGGCCTTTGCGGCGGAGTCGCCCTCGGTGGCTCCGTGGAGGGGCACGACGTGGACGCTGATGAACAGCGCCACTTATCTGGTCAGCCGCACCACTGATGTGCATGCAGGATATTCCGTCACGCATTCGGATTTTCGCCAGCCCCAGGGCGCGGAAGGCCTGCCGCTGGGCAGCGCGTTCACCAGCCATGTGGCGCAGGCGGGTTTAATGCGCCGTTTTGGCGGGCGCATGACCGCGGGGTTGAACTATGTGTTTTACCACTTTGATGAGGCATGGGACGGCGCCGGACGGTCCTATGTGGCCCATGGCGTGTTGGCCACGCTGCGCATGGATTTTACGCCGCGCCGGACGGCGCCAGCGCCGTAA
- the bioB gene encoding biotin synthase BioB translates to MSYMTVDADVSTRIAALGRRILAGGQIEREEALELFNLERSADIYDLMAWANRIREHFKGNRVHLCSIVNAKAGGCPEDCKFCAQSAFYNTNSPRYGFVEPEPVQQAAEEAMRHGVTAVGLVAAWKGLSEGRMLDEVCERVRELARSGKARADVSLGIIKSQRVADRLKEAGVQVYGHNLETSRRFFPQQCTTHTYDDRIQTLKYLRNAGIRICSGGIIGMGETREDRCDLALSLREVGASVVPINILNPIPGTPFEHVPPLPPLEILKTIACFRFILPRQEIMVAGGRTVNLRDLQSMIFMAGASALMVGNYLTTLNRPVEQDLQMLKDLGLEPAGSEHDFSDQPETAPRVKTPEPVMV, encoded by the coding sequence ATGAGTTACATGACAGTTGACGCCGATGTTTCCACGCGCATTGCCGCCCTGGGTCGCCGCATTTTGGCGGGCGGCCAGATTGAGCGCGAGGAGGCGCTGGAATTGTTCAACCTCGAGCGTAGCGCGGACATATATGATTTGATGGCGTGGGCCAACCGCATCCGCGAGCATTTCAAGGGCAACCGCGTTCACTTGTGCTCCATCGTCAATGCCAAGGCGGGGGGGTGTCCGGAGGACTGCAAATTTTGCGCGCAATCGGCCTTCTATAACACGAATTCTCCCCGGTATGGTTTTGTGGAGCCGGAACCGGTGCAGCAGGCCGCCGAGGAGGCCATGCGGCATGGCGTGACGGCGGTAGGGCTGGTGGCGGCATGGAAGGGCCTGAGCGAAGGCCGGATGCTGGACGAGGTCTGCGAGCGGGTGCGGGAGCTGGCGCGCAGCGGGAAGGCACGGGCGGACGTGTCACTGGGCATCATCAAAAGCCAGCGGGTGGCGGACCGGTTGAAGGAGGCAGGGGTGCAGGTGTATGGGCACAATCTGGAGACCTCGCGGCGGTTTTTCCCGCAGCAATGCACGACGCACACCTATGATGACCGCATTCAGACGCTCAAGTATTTGCGCAACGCCGGGATTCGCATTTGTTCCGGGGGCATCATCGGGATGGGCGAGACCCGGGAGGATCGTTGCGATTTGGCGCTGAGTCTGCGCGAAGTGGGCGCCAGCGTGGTGCCCATCAACATCCTGAATCCCATACCGGGCACGCCGTTTGAGCATGTGCCGCCGCTGCCGCCGCTGGAAATTCTCAAGACGATTGCATGTTTCCGGTTCATTTTGCCGCGGCAGGAAATCATGGTGGCGGGGGGGCGGACGGTGAATTTGCGGGATTTGCAGAGCATGATTTTCATGGCGGGCGCCAGCGCGTTGATGGTGGGCAATTATCTGACCACCCTGAACCGTCCGGTGGAGCAGGATTTACAGATGCTCAAGGATTTGGGCCTGGAGCCGGCGGGCAGTGAGCATGATTTCAGTGACCAGCCGGAAACGGCGCCGAGAGTCAAGACGCCCGAGCCGGTCATGGTCTGA